A window of the Oscillospiraceae bacterium NTUH-002-81 genome harbors these coding sequences:
- a CDS encoding metal-dependent transcriptional regulator, which yields MKIQESAENYLETVLVLSKRNPEVRSIDVATELGFSKPSVSVAMKNLRENGYVVINKEGHIFLTDAGREIAEMIYERHTLLSTWLISLGVSPETAAEDACRMEHVISKESFSAIKEHVEKYHM from the coding sequence TTGAAAATACAGGAATCTGCAGAGAATTATCTGGAAACAGTGCTGGTCTTAAGCAAACGCAATCCGGAAGTACGTTCCATCGACGTTGCTACAGAACTGGGATTCTCCAAACCCAGTGTCAGTGTTGCCATGAAGAATCTTCGGGAGAACGGATACGTCGTCATTAATAAGGAAGGACATATTTTCCTCACCGATGCCGGACGGGAGATCGCAGAGATGATCTACGAGCGCCACACGCTACTCTCCACCTGGCTCATCAGCCTGGGTGTTTCTCCGGAGACTGCCGCAGAGGATGCCTGCCGGATGGAGCACGTCATCAGTAAGGAATCCTTCAGCGCCATCAAGGAACATGTGGAGAAATACCATATGTAA
- a CDS encoding FeoA family protein, with translation MMPLTMAKTGEANEIKKVGGKEDTRRFLESLGFVPGGLVTIVSEINGNLIVNVKESRVAISREMANKIMI, from the coding sequence ATGATGCCCTTAACGATGGCAAAGACTGGCGAAGCCAATGAGATCAAGAAAGTCGGCGGCAAGGAGGATACGAGACGTTTCCTGGAGAGCCTTGGATTTGTTCCCGGAGGATTGGTCACCATTGTTTCCGAGATCAACGGAAATCTGATTGTGAACGTGAAGGAGTCAAGAGTTGCGATCAGCCGTGAGATGGCAAACAAGATCATGATCTGA
- a CDS encoding ferrous iron transport protein A, translating to MQTLKDAKCGQTVKVVKLHGEGAVKRRIMDMGITKGTDVYVRKVAPLGDPVEVTVRGYELSLRKADAEMVEVQ from the coding sequence ATGCAGACATTGAAGGATGCGAAGTGCGGCCAGACCGTAAAAGTAGTCAAACTTCATGGAGAGGGTGCGGTAAAGCGCCGTATCATGGACATGGGAATTACCAAAGGAACAGACGTCTATGTACGTAAAGTTGCACCGCTTGGAGATCCGGTGGAGGTTACCGTCCGCGGCTACGAGTTATCCCTGCGTAAAGCAGATGCCGAGATGGTTGAAGTTCAGTAA